A stretch of Candidatus Vicinibacter affinis DNA encodes these proteins:
- a CDS encoding mechanosensitive ion channel — MEILKFIFKISLLIILLISKEGVLDTFRLPEVFYTPVIKSMHQFLIFWLSVNLIVRFNQFVYRKRKKLGHKYSDNVIVGLQNIYYLLTTLAIIVMIVGFFGIEFSKFLTALSIVAAAIAIISKDLVSDILTGILLSFSKDIALGDYVRIGDYKGRVMGINIYKIILHNEDDDIIYIPNSKAYFSDIVNYTQKEIRKYNVEFSIPTDNDVTLEELKRTMDKTFLEYKNYLDPGSEKLKITGINKDDFRYKIQFKLNQVNPKIAEEIKSRILTEILKKIQLMS; from the coding sequence ATGGAAATTCTTAAGTTTATTTTTAAAATATCACTGTTAATAATTCTATTGATTTCAAAGGAGGGGGTGTTGGATACTTTTAGATTACCTGAAGTATTTTACACACCTGTCATAAAATCAATGCATCAGTTTCTCATATTTTGGTTATCTGTCAATTTGATTGTAAGGTTTAATCAATTCGTCTATAGAAAAAGAAAAAAATTGGGCCATAAGTATTCAGATAATGTAATTGTTGGACTTCAAAATATTTACTATCTACTGACTACTTTGGCCATCATAGTAATGATTGTCGGTTTCTTTGGAATTGAATTTTCAAAATTCTTAACCGCTTTGTCAATAGTGGCAGCGGCCATTGCAATTATATCTAAAGATCTGGTGAGTGATATTCTGACAGGAATCTTACTGTCATTTTCAAAAGACATTGCCTTGGGGGATTATGTAAGAATTGGAGATTACAAAGGGAGAGTGATGGGCATTAATATTTATAAAATTATTCTTCATAATGAGGACGATGACATCATTTATATTCCAAATTCAAAGGCATACTTTTCTGACATTGTAAATTACACCCAAAAAGAAATAAGGAAATATAATGTTGAGTTTTCAATCCCAACTGATAACGATGTGACCCTTGAAGAACTCAAAAGAACAATGGATAAAACATTTTTGGAATATAAAAATTACCTGGATCCTGGTTCAGAAAAATTGAAAATTACCGGAATTAATAAAGATGATTTTCGTTATAAAATTCAATTTAAATTGAATCAGGTAAATCCAAAAATCGCAGAGGAAATTAAATCGAGAATTCTTACAGAAATACTAAAAAAAATCCAATTGATGAGTTGA
- a CDS encoding EamA family transporter: protein MNRVNSKAYLALILTCLIWGTTYLVNKLGVTRIPPFLFTSVRQIVSGSIILLYLFLIKRMPFPSKKYLLFQMLLALLLITLGNGIGTYGLSYIDSGISAILASLSPIIIALLTIYFRPADSLNPLGWMGILLGFAGLILICFDKFTLPIGQNTTAIGLILTIISVGSWGIGSVISKTRTYTYSPLMASGFQMLFGGLPMVILCFTFEDLTNFYLTKDMFLIWLYLIVMGSLIAYSCYTYALRHLPATVVSIQSYVNPIIAIYLGYLILNEPMTHRLVYGAIFTLLGVFILNYSEYRKHKA from the coding sequence ATGAATCGCGTTAATTCAAAAGCTTATCTGGCATTGATTTTAACATGTCTGATTTGGGGAACAACATATCTGGTTAACAAGTTAGGAGTTACCAGAATTCCGCCATTTTTGTTTACTTCAGTTCGTCAGATTGTCTCTGGATCAATTATACTATTGTACCTATTTCTTATCAAGAGAATGCCTTTTCCTTCAAAAAAGTACCTTCTGTTCCAAATGTTACTAGCCTTACTGCTAATTACTTTAGGCAATGGAATAGGTACCTATGGCTTGTCCTATATTGACAGTGGGATTTCAGCAATTCTGGCATCACTTTCTCCAATAATTATAGCTTTGCTTACTATTTATTTCAGGCCGGCAGATAGCTTGAATCCGCTTGGATGGATGGGGATTTTATTGGGTTTCGCAGGATTGATATTAATATGCTTTGATAAATTTACTTTGCCTATTGGCCAAAACACAACTGCAATTGGGTTAATTCTTACCATTATTTCAGTTGGATCCTGGGGTATTGGGTCAGTAATCAGTAAAACCAGAACCTATACATACTCTCCACTTATGGCATCAGGGTTTCAAATGTTGTTTGGTGGGTTGCCCATGGTTATCCTATGCTTTACTTTTGAAGATTTAACCAATTTCTATTTAACAAAAGACATGTTTCTGATTTGGTTGTATTTAATAGTGATGGGCTCATTAATAGCATACAGTTGTTATACATATGCATTAAGGCACTTGCCTGCGACAGTAGTGAGTATACAAAGCTATGTTAATCCAATAATTGCCATTTACTTGGGATATCTTATATTAAATGAACCAATGACACACCGACTGGTATATGGTGCTATTTTCACACTTTTAGGAGTCTTTATTTTAAATTATTCCGAATACAGAAAACATAAAGCTTGA
- a CDS encoding 2Fe-2S iron-sulfur cluster binding domain-containing protein codes for MEEIEIVVVDRENVEVVLNIPAQSGLNLMELCKAAGLPVEGTCGGLALCGSCHVLLISNNSLPDMSDAEALMLDQLPLSKSNSRLACQIKLNQDSNHLKVKLAPI; via the coding sequence ATGGAAGAAATTGAAATAGTCGTTGTAGACCGAGAAAATGTAGAAGTTGTTTTGAACATACCAGCCCAAAGTGGTTTAAATTTAATGGAATTGTGCAAAGCTGCAGGGCTCCCTGTGGAGGGTACTTGTGGAGGGTTGGCTTTATGTGGGTCATGTCATGTCTTGTTAATTTCAAACAACAGTTTACCAGATATGAGTGATGCAGAAGCTCTGATGTTAGATCAATTACCTTTATCCAAATCTAATAGCAGATTGGCCTGTCAAATCAAATTAAATCAGGATTCAAATCATTTAAAAGTTAAGCTTGCTCCCATCTAG
- a CDS encoding NAD(P)/FAD-dependent oxidoreductase: MTPVIKTDILIIGAGPCGLFTVFEAGLLNLKCHLVDSLGSPGGQLTEIYPKKPIYDIPGYPEILASDLVQNLLKQIEPFSPKFTLGETAVLLKRLENQNFEVTTNKGTVLEAPVIAIAGGLGSFEPRKPLINNIEYYEDKGIDYIIRDPEKYRSKNVVISGGGDSALDWALFLVNIASSVTVIHRRTEFRGAPESVLKLLNFVKEGKIQLLTESEVTHLAGEQKLEWVIVNTPTSDQHRIDCDYFIPLFGLTPKLGPIADWGLELEKNAIVVNTTDFGTNIEGIFAIGDVNTYPGKLKLILCGFHEAALMVQSAYKAINGGRKPSFKYTTVTGINRLD, translated from the coding sequence ATGACTCCCGTAATTAAAACTGATATTCTGATCATAGGTGCTGGCCCATGTGGGCTTTTTACTGTATTTGAGGCCGGACTACTAAACTTGAAATGCCATTTGGTCGATTCTCTCGGCTCTCCAGGTGGTCAACTAACAGAAATTTATCCAAAGAAACCTATCTATGATATTCCTGGGTACCCTGAAATTTTGGCATCGGATTTAGTCCAAAACTTGTTGAAACAAATTGAGCCCTTCAGCCCCAAGTTCACTTTAGGCGAAACAGCAGTATTACTAAAAAGACTGGAAAATCAAAATTTTGAAGTAACCACAAATAAAGGCACTGTTTTGGAAGCACCTGTCATCGCCATAGCGGGTGGTTTAGGTAGTTTTGAACCCCGAAAGCCTTTAATCAACAATATCGAATATTACGAGGATAAGGGGATAGATTACATCATCCGAGATCCTGAAAAGTACAGAAGTAAAAATGTAGTCATATCCGGAGGAGGTGACTCTGCTTTAGATTGGGCTTTATTCTTGGTAAACATCGCATCAAGTGTCACTGTAATTCATCGACGGACTGAATTTAGAGGTGCCCCTGAATCAGTTCTCAAATTATTGAATTTTGTTAAGGAGGGAAAGATTCAGTTATTGACCGAATCTGAAGTGACTCATTTGGCCGGTGAACAAAAACTTGAATGGGTTATAGTTAATACACCAACCTCTGACCAACACAGGATTGACTGCGATTATTTTATTCCTCTTTTTGGTCTTACTCCAAAATTGGGTCCTATTGCTGATTGGGGATTAGAATTAGAAAAGAATGCTATAGTGGTGAATACCACTGATTTTGGCACCAACATTGAGGGTATTTTTGCTATTGGAGATGTGAATACCTACCCCGGAAAGCTTAAATTAATTTTATGTGGTTTCCATGAAGCGGCCTTAATGGTTCAATCAGCTTATAAAGCAATAAATGGAGGACGAAAACCAAGTTTTAAGTATACCACTGTAACTGGAATAAATAGATTAGATTAA
- the bshC gene encoding bacillithiol biosynthesis cysteine-adding enzyme BshC, with amino-acid sequence MNKYSSTYKLISPDSITQFKKMDLDYWMHPEKFSEFINLLPLYQNIPEQINQKNSNYTHRDEWYEIIKKQYAKISISDPIHHQINRFKNNNCFAITCAHQPCMLGGPLYWWIKIAQTIKISRELNKLYPQFHFVPVYFSGNEDHDLDEINHFWLFNNKIIWPTNQKGPVGKMNLVGLKEMFDDVMSYFTNNEDAKNLIGEIQQFLNVSESYGDFMMHFVHYLFGSYGLVYFNPDQIESKKILLPVLAKEFADRISVHYTADKIMRLESLGYPIQAKPREINIFYISDQYRGRIVFEGEKFATHDQVFSWTNSELLSELNTYPERFSPNVLLRPVYQESLIPNLMFIGGGAEIAYWLQLKDLFNHCNVTFPILKRRASVMMCSSSLQKRIANLGLELNDFLNPTSIVEEKLLHLKSDFPHEIEQIRIDLLSGFEDLIKLSNTNFKSGNTSLIAEIKKIEHSIEKLFHRLFKEEKLKFETDVTKVTKIKEVLFPDNLLQERRESGIQYFIQNGRSFIDDLIENIPGEGDNFVLLLEN; translated from the coding sequence TTGAATAAATACAGCTCTACTTATAAACTGATTTCACCTGATAGTATCACACAATTTAAAAAGATGGATCTTGACTATTGGATGCATCCTGAAAAATTTAGTGAATTTATAAATCTCCTTCCTTTATACCAAAACATTCCAGAACAAATAAATCAGAAGAATTCTAATTATACCCATCGGGATGAATGGTATGAAATCATAAAGAAACAGTATGCTAAAATTTCAATATCTGATCCAATTCACCACCAGATAAATCGTTTCAAAAACAATAATTGTTTTGCTATAACCTGTGCACACCAACCCTGCATGCTAGGAGGGCCTTTATACTGGTGGATTAAAATTGCGCAAACCATTAAAATCTCAAGGGAGCTTAATAAACTTTACCCTCAATTTCATTTTGTACCGGTATACTTCTCTGGGAATGAAGATCATGATCTGGATGAAATAAATCATTTTTGGCTTTTTAACAATAAAATAATTTGGCCAACCAACCAAAAAGGACCTGTTGGTAAAATGAACTTAGTGGGTTTAAAAGAGATGTTTGATGATGTTATGTCTTATTTTACCAATAATGAAGATGCTAAAAATTTGATTGGTGAAATTCAGCAATTTTTAAATGTTTCAGAAAGCTATGGAGATTTCATGATGCATTTTGTTCATTATCTTTTTGGCTCATATGGATTAGTCTATTTTAATCCTGATCAAATTGAATCAAAAAAAATATTATTACCTGTTTTGGCAAAAGAGTTTGCCGATCGAATAAGTGTTCATTACACTGCCGATAAAATAATGAGATTGGAATCACTGGGCTACCCTATTCAAGCAAAACCAAGAGAGATTAATATTTTTTATATTTCAGATCAGTACAGAGGTAGAATTGTTTTTGAAGGTGAAAAATTTGCAACCCATGATCAAGTGTTTAGTTGGACAAATTCTGAATTGTTATCAGAATTGAATACTTATCCCGAAAGATTTAGTCCCAATGTTTTACTAAGACCCGTTTATCAAGAGAGCCTGATTCCAAATTTAATGTTTATAGGTGGAGGTGCAGAGATTGCATATTGGTTGCAACTTAAAGACTTATTTAATCATTGTAATGTTACTTTTCCGATTCTTAAAAGAAGGGCCTCGGTCATGATGTGCAGCAGCTCATTGCAAAAGAGAATAGCTAATCTTGGATTGGAATTAAATGATTTTTTAAATCCTACTTCCATTGTTGAAGAGAAATTGTTACATCTTAAATCAGATTTCCCTCATGAAATAGAGCAAATTAGAATTGATCTATTATCTGGATTTGAGGATTTAATAAAATTGTCCAATACTAATTTCAAAAGTGGAAATACTAGTTTGATTGCTGAGATTAAGAAAATCGAGCATTCTATTGAAAAATTATTTCATCGTTTATTTAAGGAAGAAAAATTAAAGTTTGAAACTGATGTTACAAAAGTGACTAAAATAAAAGAGGTACTTTTTCCTGATAATTTATTACAAGAAAGAAGAGAATCTGGAATTCAATATTTTATTCAAAATGGAAGGTCCTTTATTGATGATTTAATTGAAAATATCCCAGGTGAAGGAGATAATTTTGTTTTGCTTTTGGAAAACTAG
- a CDS encoding ABC transporter permease encodes MFYYIVKRIVLGIFAVLAVSGLVCVIVYFAPVDPARMSFGQRTDEETIEIFKKKYFLDQGIGLQVFHYFEDLSPILWISNSDTRLEDYTLFVLKKFKMHQLIVKHPYFRKSYTSGKSVWNTLTEALPATIILAFTSMLLAIIIGLTLGWWSALQHQKLADRIILSFCTLVYAIPSYISAILFAMVFAFYLGSWTGLSIQGSLWEFNDFGQVGLHLENLILPTIALGIRPVSMICQMSRASILDVMGSDYLRTAKAKGLTEWAYLTKHILPNSINPILTTISSWFASLLTGAFFVEYVFNYKGLGMLTITAINQFDIPVVIGCCIITVIIFVLVNIITDILYRFFDPRITHH; translated from the coding sequence ATGTTTTATTATATTGTAAAGCGAATAGTACTGGGCATTTTTGCAGTTTTAGCTGTTTCGGGATTGGTGTGCGTGATTGTCTATTTTGCCCCGGTAGACCCAGCAAGAATGAGTTTTGGACAAAGAACAGATGAAGAAACAATTGAGATTTTTAAGAAAAAGTATTTTTTGGATCAGGGTATTGGACTGCAGGTGTTTCACTACTTTGAAGACTTAAGCCCAATCTTATGGATTTCAAATAGTGATACAAGACTAGAAGATTACACACTTTTTGTTCTCAAAAAGTTTAAGATGCATCAGTTAATTGTAAAACACCCTTATTTTAGAAAATCATATACCAGTGGAAAAAGTGTATGGAATACATTAACTGAAGCTCTTCCTGCTACCATAATTTTAGCTTTCACTTCAATGCTCCTTGCCATTATTATTGGCTTGACATTAGGCTGGTGGAGTGCCTTACAGCATCAAAAATTAGCCGATAGAATAATTTTATCATTCTGTACTTTAGTGTATGCAATTCCAAGTTATATATCAGCTATACTTTTTGCAATGGTTTTTGCATTTTATCTAGGTTCTTGGACAGGCCTTTCAATACAAGGTAGTTTGTGGGAATTTAATGATTTTGGTCAAGTCGGGTTACATCTTGAAAATTTGATCCTGCCAACTATAGCGCTGGGAATAAGACCAGTTTCCATGATATGCCAGATGTCCAGAGCATCCATACTTGATGTGATGGGATCAGACTATTTGAGGACAGCCAAGGCTAAAGGTCTTACGGAATGGGCATATTTAACGAAACACATTCTGCCAAATTCAATAAATCCAATTCTTACCACAATTAGTTCTTGGTTTGCTTCATTGCTAACTGGTGCATTCTTTGTCGAATATGTTTTTAATTACAAAGGCCTCGGAATGCTTACCATAACAGCAATAAACCAATTTGATATCCCCGTAGTTATTGGTTGTTGTATAATTACGGTAATCATCTTTGTATTGGTGAATATTATAACCGATATACTGTATAGATTTTTTGATCCAAGAATAACACATCATTAG
- a CDS encoding PorT family protein codes for MKKLAFALLVFFLVENQSNAQFNFGLIGGISSVDIKPSTLNITDKNKLDSFSLAFDNADYGFHFGGFVRISFNSFFIQPEVVFNSNRTTFKYKKFKSAQFYDTLFLKERYQNLDIPLMLGLKLGILRFNAGPVAHIFINNKSELTDLNGYESKFQTATFGYQMGIGFDLSKIMFDLRYEGNFTNFGEHINFNGTKYAFDKGPTRLIATLGIKF; via the coding sequence ATGAAAAAATTGGCTTTTGCACTATTAGTGTTCTTTTTAGTTGAAAATCAATCAAATGCACAATTTAACTTTGGCTTAATCGGGGGGATTTCCAGTGTAGATATTAAGCCTTCCACCTTGAATATTACTGATAAAAACAAGCTGGATTCCTTTTCGCTCGCTTTCGACAATGCAGATTATGGGTTTCATTTTGGAGGGTTTGTTCGAATATCATTTAATTCATTTTTTATTCAACCTGAGGTGGTATTCAATTCTAACAGAACAACATTTAAATACAAAAAATTCAAATCAGCCCAATTCTATGATACTTTATTTTTAAAAGAAAGATATCAAAACTTAGACATTCCTTTAATGTTGGGCTTGAAATTGGGGATACTTAGATTCAATGCTGGGCCGGTAGCGCACATTTTTATTAACAACAAATCGGAACTTACTGATCTCAATGGATATGAGTCTAAATTTCAAACGGCTACATTCGGCTATCAGATGGGGATCGGCTTTGATTTAAGTAAAATAATGTTCGATTTAAGATACGAAGGAAATTTTACAAATTTCGGCGAGCACATTAATTTTAATGGAACAAAATACGCGTTTGATAAAGGTCCGACCAGACTTATCGCTACCTTAGGTATCAAGTTCTAA
- a CDS encoding YihA family ribosome biogenesis GTP-binding protein, which translates to MIIRDVQFIGSFPKFSKIPIFDKPEFCFWGRSNVGKSSMINYICNRKDLARTSSTPGKTISFNLYQINQELTFVDLPGFGFARVAKSVKEKWDGQIKHYIKERKDLVCVFLLVDISIPIQKNDLDKINFFGDEQTPFCIIFTKSDRCKKMELKKNLEMWENKLLEKWEELPPRIVTSVEKHIGKEEILIELDKIVALSEQFE; encoded by the coding sequence ATGATAATTAGAGACGTGCAGTTTATTGGATCATTTCCGAAATTTTCGAAAATTCCAATATTTGACAAACCTGAGTTTTGTTTTTGGGGAAGATCAAATGTAGGGAAGAGTTCTATGATAAATTATATCTGCAATCGCAAAGATTTAGCCAGGACCTCATCCACACCCGGCAAGACCATTAGTTTCAATCTATACCAAATCAATCAGGAATTAACCTTCGTGGATTTACCAGGTTTTGGTTTTGCAAGAGTTGCTAAATCTGTCAAAGAAAAATGGGATGGGCAAATTAAACATTATATCAAAGAAAGGAAAGATTTGGTTTGCGTTTTCTTACTTGTGGATATTTCAATTCCTATTCAAAAAAATGATCTTGATAAAATTAATTTTTTTGGTGATGAACAAACGCCATTTTGCATCATTTTTACAAAGTCTGACCGTTGTAAAAAAATGGAATTAAAAAAAAATCTAGAAATGTGGGAAAATAAACTTTTGGAAAAATGGGAAGAGCTTCCCCCAAGAATTGTTACCAGTGTTGAAAAACACATTGGGAAAGAGGAGATACTAATTGAATTAGATAAAATTGTGGCATTAAGTGAGCAATTTGAGTAA
- a CDS encoding 1-acyl-sn-glycerol-3-phosphate acyltransferase, translating into MDQQYPHVLKEITDWPVYKLSQKRKDFVQIVEKDVLNYFDTMSKEELDQILAKTIYQEKQRIKSNPWKADPPNEMQFFRKLQKEYNDNHAEGNTQERTRDSIFRLIKRYTEEISGHFNINTFYFARKALTFFFTAMFYPVGWNIFSSYATKRKKLAEAMILKGEIDSVRKLCLDHTIILVPTHSSNLDSILVGYMVDAIAGLPAFSYGAGLNLFDSEFFAFFMNRLGAYKVDRRKKNQIYLQTLSSYSKLIAMEGVHSIFFPGGTRSRSGEVEDRLKLGLLNSLLLAQRNLIQQESLRKIIIVPAVLSYESVLEARSLIIQYLKTTGQEKYTSRESSFSLWQYVTFLYRFVKKSSKVYMTLGSPMDVFGNSVNESGESISQTGSRINQKDYFLRDGKIVLDSQRESIYTKELSEKIIEQYKKYNYILPSHLVSYAAFKLLSKLNPGQDIYNLVQLPEEEMYFPEIGFKQLCMEVRRVLYDLCEHNKLIKCEELQLDIDLLINYGINALGVYHSKRPLKRDENNRLVSEDFLVLLFYSNKLSNLEIDDLIHWDIIDLQN; encoded by the coding sequence ATGGATCAGCAATATCCACATGTGCTTAAAGAGATTACAGATTGGCCAGTTTATAAATTAAGCCAAAAAAGAAAAGACTTCGTACAAATTGTCGAAAAAGATGTTTTGAACTATTTCGATACTATGTCAAAAGAAGAGTTAGATCAGATTTTAGCCAAAACAATTTATCAGGAAAAACAAAGGATTAAATCTAATCCATGGAAGGCGGACCCACCCAATGAAATGCAGTTTTTTAGAAAGCTGCAAAAAGAATATAATGATAATCATGCAGAGGGAAACACTCAAGAGCGTACGAGGGACTCTATCTTTCGCTTGATAAAAAGATATACAGAAGAGATATCCGGACATTTCAATATCAATACTTTCTATTTTGCAAGAAAAGCTCTTACATTTTTTTTTACTGCTATGTTTTATCCGGTGGGATGGAATATTTTTAGTTCATACGCTACAAAACGAAAGAAGCTTGCAGAAGCCATGATTTTAAAGGGCGAAATTGATTCTGTAAGGAAACTATGCCTAGATCACACTATAATTTTAGTTCCAACACATTCAAGCAACCTAGATTCTATCCTGGTTGGATACATGGTTGATGCAATTGCAGGCTTGCCAGCTTTTTCCTATGGGGCTGGATTAAATCTCTTTGATTCAGAATTTTTTGCTTTTTTCATGAATAGACTTGGTGCCTATAAAGTGGACAGAAGAAAAAAAAATCAAATTTATCTTCAAACACTTAGTTCCTATTCAAAACTAATTGCTATGGAAGGGGTTCATTCCATATTTTTTCCAGGAGGAACGAGATCTCGATCTGGAGAAGTGGAAGACCGTTTAAAACTAGGCCTTTTAAATTCTCTATTATTGGCACAACGAAATTTAATTCAACAAGAGAGTTTGAGAAAAATAATTATAGTTCCAGCTGTACTTTCATATGAAAGTGTATTGGAGGCAAGATCACTTATTATTCAATATTTAAAAACTACAGGGCAGGAAAAATATACTTCACGCGAATCTTCATTTTCATTATGGCAATACGTTACTTTCTTATATAGATTTGTAAAAAAGTCATCAAAAGTATATATGACGCTCGGTAGTCCTATGGATGTTTTTGGGAATTCGGTAAATGAATCTGGAGAAAGCATTTCCCAAACTGGTAGCAGGATTAATCAAAAGGATTATTTTTTAAGGGATGGAAAAATTGTTCTTGACAGCCAAAGAGAAAGCATTTACACCAAAGAGCTATCTGAAAAAATTATTGAGCAATACAAAAAGTATAATTATATATTACCTTCGCACTTAGTCTCATATGCAGCTTTCAAATTACTTTCCAAATTGAATCCGGGGCAGGATATTTACAACCTGGTTCAGTTGCCAGAAGAAGAAATGTATTTTCCTGAAATAGGATTCAAGCAATTGTGCATGGAAGTCAGGCGAGTTCTATATGATTTATGTGAACATAACAAGTTGATAAAATGTGAAGAGCTACAATTGGATATTGACCTTCTCATAAATTATGGTATTAACGCATTAGGAGTTTATCACAGTAAAAGACCTTTAAAAAGGGATGAAAACAACAGGTTGGTTAGTGAGGATTTTCTTGTTTTATTATTTTATTCCAATAAACTTTCAAATCTGGAAATTGATGATTTGATACATTGGGATATTATTGACCTTCAAAATTAG
- a CDS encoding exonuclease domain-containing protein translates to MKFLIFDLEATCWESHVSHLYQQEIIEIGACIMNQYGEIESTFSSLVKPNIHKFLSPYCKNLTQINQEEINKAKIFPEVLDRFLDWADIPDVSYGFCAWGRADYNLILTDCKLHKLDSKWLIPYVDIKHQYHRNKELNKLMGLDKVLKTNGFEFEGQHHRALPDSLNLAKLVSKYVDEWVF, encoded by the coding sequence ATGAAGTTTCTCATATTTGATTTAGAGGCAACCTGTTGGGAATCACATGTAAGTCATTTATACCAGCAGGAAATTATTGAAATTGGCGCGTGTATTATGAACCAGTATGGTGAGATTGAATCAACTTTTTCCAGCCTGGTTAAGCCAAATATCCATAAATTCCTATCGCCTTATTGTAAAAATCTGACCCAAATCAACCAGGAAGAAATCAATAAAGCTAAAATTTTTCCTGAGGTTTTAGATCGTTTTTTAGATTGGGCGGACATTCCGGATGTGAGTTATGGCTTTTGTGCCTGGGGTAGGGCAGACTACAATTTGATTTTAACTGACTGTAAACTCCACAAACTAGATTCAAAATGGCTGATCCCATATGTTGACATAAAACATCAATATCACCGAAATAAAGAGCTTAATAAACTTATGGGGTTAGATAAAGTTTTGAAAACCAATGGATTTGAGTTTGAAGGTCAACATCACAGAGCTTTGCCTGATTCACTTAACCTTGCTAAATTAGTTTCAAAATATGTCGACGAATGGGTGTTTTAA
- a CDS encoding DUF4412 domain-containing protein: MNNLIILQSLIFTIFFSAHGASQPLLTAHVKYEVSINVDGQEDMKQMAGLMGNSTMDVYFTNQKQRVDMSMMGGLILTKMFYDKQTKSSIMLQEMMGQKYKIKLDEQVGQNSKNVNSDISNANSKVTFDKNDRKKIQGYDCYKSTATIDNNGQKISIICYVTDQIKSPHGIIKEADDVNFGGLPLEYTLDMKSMKLVVTTKEVVKNFNSNIFDIPSSGYKEMTLEEFTKKMGGGNLGF; this comes from the coding sequence ATGAATAATTTAATCATTCTTCAAAGTCTAATATTCACCATATTTTTTTCGGCCCATGGTGCATCACAACCTCTCTTGACTGCACATGTTAAATATGAAGTGAGCATAAATGTGGATGGGCAGGAAGATATGAAGCAAATGGCTGGTTTAATGGGAAATTCCACTATGGATGTTTATTTTACTAATCAAAAACAGAGAGTTGATATGAGTATGATGGGTGGGTTAATATTGACTAAAATGTTTTATGATAAACAGACAAAAAGCAGCATCATGTTGCAAGAGATGATGGGGCAGAAGTACAAAATTAAATTGGACGAGCAGGTAGGACAAAATTCCAAAAATGTAAATTCAGATATTAGCAATGCAAATTCTAAAGTTACTTTTGATAAAAATGACCGAAAAAAAATCCAAGGTTATGATTGTTATAAGTCAACAGCCACCATTGATAACAACGGGCAAAAGATTTCTATCATTTGTTATGTTACCGATCAAATTAAAAGTCCACATGGCATTATTAAAGAAGCTGATGATGTAAATTTTGGAGGATTGCCTCTTGAATATACACTTGACATGAAATCTATGAAATTAGTGGTCACTACCAAGGAAGTTGTAAAGAATTTTAACTCAAATATTTTCGATATTCCTTCTTCGGGTTATAAAGAAATGACATTGGAAGAATTTACGAAGAAAATGGGAGGAGGCAATCTAGGTTTCTGA